The following nucleotide sequence is from Clupea harengus chromosome 17, Ch_v2.0.2, whole genome shotgun sequence.
AGTAACTAATTTACTTGAGAAGACCTGGTATACTGGTAGACCATACTCATTTTCATCCAGTTATATACCTGAATATATATACCTTTTAcagactttgtttttgttggtcCAAAGACAAACCCAGGAACTAAACCGGTTTGCCATGCATTGCGTTATAATTGTCACATATGTTGAAAGGCAGTTTTAAACAGTACATTCCCAAAGAGCTGAATACTTATATTGTAAATCTGGaattatattttatcatgagCAGTGAGTGGCGAGAAGTTCGAGTGTAGCGATGTTTACTCGAAGTTTGGTCCTGCGAAGAATTGCTCAGCATCCTCCGGTGACTCAAACGATAGCTTTTCCCCTTTGTAGATAACCTTCAGGATGGCTGGATAGATCAAAAACGATTTGATGCCTCTCTGTCGCAGTTTACTCCGGATTGACTTTAACTTGTTTCTTGTCTGTGTGGTCTTGGTGCTGTAGTCAGCGTAGAATTCTAGCGGAGTGCCATTTTGAAGTTTTGGCTTAGCTCTACGAGCACCTTGTAGTATGGCTTGGCGATCCTGGTAACGGAGCACTCTGAAGTTCATTGTACGCGGCTTGGAGGTATAGGCAGAGAAGGTCCGGTGGGCTCTGTCGATCTCAATAGGCATGGATGAATTGGACAAAGTAGGGATCCACTGAGGTAACATGGCTCGAAGGTAGCCGACAGGGTCGTCCCCCTCCGCACCTGTTGGTAAGTTGATTAGCCTTATATTATTCCTCCTTGATCTATCTTCCATCTCTGTGACTTTATTTCTGAGGGTATCCAGTTCGGTGAGGCAGCGGTTAATGTCTTTTTTGTTCTGACGTACTACTCCTTGCATTGTATCAACTCTCGCAGACATGCGTTCCGCGTTTTTAGCATGGGTATTGATTTCGTTGGTCAGGGATTTAAGCAAAGTTCCATTTTCAGTAGTCTGCTGCTTCATGCCTTGGGTGGTCAGTACTGCTGTAGTCCGTTGCTTCATGCCTTGGGTGGTCAGTACTGCTGTAGTCTGCTGCTTCATGCCTTGGGTGGTCAGTACTGCTGTAGTCTGCTGCTTCATTGAGTCAATGTACCTCACAGCTGTCTTCACCCAGTCCCTCTTAGGGTCGGAACACACACGGACATCTTTAACTGTGGTAAACCTGAAATATTAATGAAAAACACACCAATGAATAAAGTGTTGTTGTCCTTCAAACAGTACACAAATGATTAGTTTTGTATGAGTTCAAGTGTTTGTGATTAAATCTGCAAGTATGTTAAGCACTTACACAACAGCGTCCACTGGGCAGAGTCCAACCTTCTGCATGTGGTAGTCTTTGACTTTGGACAGATGGAGTCTCGTGGTGGAGGTTTTCTGACAGCAGTCTATGGGTGTGCCTGCAAGtgacaaacaaaatatatattatatttcaaCAGATCAGTCAGACAGGTAAAGCCTACTATTTAAGTGACAAATAAGGCTGCCGCAATGGTGGCctaagagaaagacaaagagggacTGAGAAACCTGTATCCACCACAACAATAACTATCCAGAGGTGTAGAGGTTCAAgttaagaaacaaaacaaaacaaagaatagGCAGTCTCGAGCAGAGTTCCACAGGAGTAGAGTCTTCCAAGCAGTACATATAGATCAGCCAAAGCGTCTTACCTTCCCCCAGGGTGGCGAAGAGCAGCCCGGTGGCAAGGCCAATGCACAGCACTCTCAAAAAGCTTTCCATGTCTGACAGGCTTCAGTTGTGATCTTCTAATGTGCTCAACGATGACATGCGACAGTAGGTTTATAAGCATTCAGCATCACAGGAAAAGATGCATCACCGAATTAACCTTCCAACCACAAAGCCCCTCCTAATGTCACATAGCAGGCCCCCTGTCAAACCTTCCACTCCCACCACCCTGTGGCTGCCCACAAAACAGTGAAAGCTCAATGCAGGTCTGTTTCTGCCCCTGTACTTGCTACTTCCTGCTGCAAGAGTCAattgatatatttttttcacatgTTTCAAATACGTCACATATGTCTGTCAAATGGAACATGctattaaaagatatgttctTGACCAAGGCAGTACTCAAACTAGTGAACCAGATGGGAATATTAATTCATAAAACGTCCCATTATAAAACAGATGACAACAGGTAAAACAGATAAAACAGCACAATGCTGGCAACATTTACAAAAGGCACAGTATTGTGTTATTTAGAATTTAAAACACCTAATCTTCTTTGTTTATCAGCCTCTTGTTTGAAGTCATGGTGATATTTGCAAGAGATGCAGTGAGGTTTCCGCTCAGTGTGGTCACAGGCACCTGAGGGCTAGTACAACTTGTGGCGAGTTTAGGGGGAGATGCACAGCGCTATGAGCTGAAGGAACACTCCGATGCATTTCCGTTGAACACGCAAATAGTACTCAGCACAGTGTCCGTGGTCTAATGGAGATTTGTTTTAGTTCTAAGAATGTCACTTAGGATAAAAGTATTTAGAGGAACATATCAAACAACAAGACAACTACTGACCATAACCATGGCCACGAGACAGATAGGTGACACTTCGATTGTCATAGGCCGGTGGAGCTGATGCACATGGATCCGAAAGGAGAGACTACTGAAAAAGTAGTGTTTAGACGCAACCAGCAAAGACACAGCATtatcaggtcaaaggtcaaagacgGTGATCAGATATATGCAGGTCATATGAGGTCAAAACCAGGCAGGCAAAAGCTGAGGTACATTAAGGAGCAGGCAAAATAACTCACGTCTTAAAGGTTAACAtcaggatttttcaacctgggccctatttatGGGTCCAAAATGTTTACTAAGGACAATAAATGATCAAAATTGTTCTAGTATTAAGTTAGAGTGCTATAACTGGCAACCACAAGACAATGTAAACCCACGGTCATGTCATTTTCACAGTCATTTTGTACAGTTTCtctacagttattgaggtagaCACAggtctctgtagggatccttaccacttataattacattattagCCTGTCAATGGCAAAAAAACAGGCAGGGAACAAACATGAACATGGCCTGAGAATCTGATGAGATAACCAGGCATCAGGGATGCACTTGCAATGATGAGCCTCAGGTAAGACATGACGCAGAATTGTCAATAACAGCAGGAACCAGGGAAGCTAGGATCTAGAAGGAACTGGAGTGgtacagaggcagacacaggagGGAGTAAGACAACCTGGACTTGGGAGCCTAGGCACtagaaatgtgctatataactTACTACCAAAGGAACTCTCAATCAAAACATTTATGGGCTCTTTATGTTGGCAAGCCAACAAATACTCTTTTTTCCTGAGTGTGTATAAAGGTATTCATGTCTGGTTTAGGTTATGTTCTAGGACGTGATacgtccactagatggcagtaacatattgctcacacacatgtaatcaCATGTGACGTACAATACAAGCACCTGATACATGTAAACAGGTCTGAGGCCACCTGCCCTCTGAACCCACcgccgacctctgacctctgaccccgcctCCGTGGGTTTGTGCAGATCTGAGGATATTTGATGATTTGGTGGTTTGGTGATGAACTTCAACAAGGCACTTTAAAGACAGTGACGAAGATATCTGTGCATGATCAGTGATAATATTTTGATGCATTAGCCAGATGGAACTGAAATTCGTGGGATCCTTTAGCACTtaagcactgataaaagctccTCGAAATACTGTTCCATATCACATATTCATATTGTCTTTTTGAATTATGTGCAATAGTTAATTTTTCAATTGTcaatcattaattaattaatgtttgtataCTATGCATTACACTCCAGCCTGCTTAATTGTTATTTTACCATGACATTGCATTTAGGTGTTTTCCATAGCCTTGTCCAGTTATCACTAGTTTCTCTACTTTAGGTGTTCTAGGTTACAGTTCTTTCTTCATTTAGAAAATTGTAATTGAAGTATATTCAGGATATTTACCCCTTGTTAACCTCAGCTGATAGAAGCCTTCTGCAatgcttctttttttccttccctctttaTCGTCAGAGGAAGTAACATGTAACAGCTCAAAATATCACTGAATAAAATGTAGCTCCTGTGTAGATTGTACTTGTGTCTGAATAATTATACTGTCAGGAACGTATCAAAGCTAAATCACGATCAGTGCTCACTGAAAAATAAGACTATTCATTTTTCTCAGTAGAAACCTGACTTTAATCATTAGAATACATATGTAGCTTTCAGCTAAGgtacaaaacataaaaataagatataatatattattataaacaAGACAGATACATCAAGGTTGTGATGACATTGTTAACAATACTATTCAAGCTATTCATCATGCGCTTTCTgcataataacaaaaaaagtatatgtatataaaataacaagctaGGAATTTGGGGAACAGGTTTAAATCTTAACCCCCCCAAATAAGTGTCTTCAACGAGAATGTAAAATATTAGCTCCTTCAATGTCCAAAGTCCATACAATACCAACTCCTTACAAAATCCCCAGAAGTGCATATTTTTAGGAGACCCCAGTAACTAATTTACTTGAGAAGACCTGGTGGTTGCCATACTAATTTTCATCCAGTTAATATACCTGAATATATATACCTTTTAcagactttgtttttgttggccCAAAGACAAACCAAGGAACTAAACTTGTTTGCCATGCATTGCGTTATAATTGTCACATATGTTGAAATGCAGTTTTAAGCAGTACATTCCCAAAGCGCTGAATACATATATTGTAAATCTGGAATTATATTTTATCAGTGAGTCTGGCCTCCTGCTGTGGCGTGCCTTGTTGGCTCCACGCCTTGGGTGGTCAGTACTGCTGTAGTCTGCTGCTTCATGCCTTGGGTGGTCAGTACGGCGTCTAATGCTTTATTAATGCAATGTCTCTCACAGCTTTCATTACCCAGAGCCTCCTAGGGTTGGAACACACGCGGCGACCTTTAACTGTGGTAAACCTGAAACATTAATGAAAAACACACCAATAAATAAAGTGTTGTTGTCCTTCAAACAGTACACAAATGATTCGTTTTGTATGAGTTCAAGTGTTTGTGATTAAAACTGCAACTATGTTAAGCCCTTACACAACAGCGTCCACTGGGCAGATTCCAGCCTGCTGAATGTGGTAGTGATGGACTTTGGACAGCTGGAGTCTCGTGTTGGAGGTTTTCTGACAGCAGTCTATGGGTGTGCCTGCAAGtgacaaacaaaaatatatattatatttcaaCGGATCAGTCAGACAGGTAAAGCCAACTATTTAAGTGACAAATGAAGCGGCCGCAATGGTGGCCtaggagaaagacaaagagggacTGAGAAAGCCGTGTCCACCACAACAATAACTATCCACAGGTGTAGAGGTTCAAgttaagaaacaaaacaaaacaaagaatagGCAGTCTCGAGCAGAGTTCCACAGAATTTTAAGAATGTCACTAAGGATACAAATATTTAGGGAACATATCAATACCAACATATCAATCAATAAGACAACTTCGGACCATAACCATGGCCACGAGACAGATAGGTGACACTTCGATTGTCATAGGCCGGTGGAGCTGATGCACATGGACCCGAAAGGAGAGACTAGTGAAAAAGTAGTGTTTAGACGCAACCAGCAAAGACACAGCATtatcaggtcaaaggtcaaagacgGTGATCAGATATATGCAGGTCATATGAGGTCAAAACCAGGAAGGCAAAAGCTGAGGTACAATAAGGAGCAGACAAAATAACTCACATCTTCAAGGTTAACATCAGGAtatttcaacctgggccctatttttggGTCCAAAATGTTTATTAAGGACTATTAATGATCAAAATTGTAAATTTAATGTCCTAAATTAATGTCCGGTTTAGGATCTATTTCGACCTCACTCAGACGGTCTACACCTTGGATGTTGCCTCTCCTTACTACCTGTCTCGAGACCATAATACCAACAGGGTCATGTGAGTGACTGGGGCTGGACCCGCAGTATAAAACACGTCCGGGGACACGCCCctttctctttgcctttctcgCCTCATCTGAGACCGGTAAGTTTGGTATTAAGGAATACCCTGTTGGACTCCACTAAATATCAATCTGTAACTTCGCGGCAGGCACGTAGTGTCCCTGTGGATTGTGTGGTAAGTccgtattgtttttttttttcgaaaaTTTGTAATTGTGCCCCAGATATTCGCTGGTTGCAGCGTTGGGGATTGTTTGCTGACTTCCCTCGTGCAGGGTCAGTCGttactttgtttctttctcgtTAAGcagtgcattcacacacagttaGACTTTCTGTTTACTAAGCTTATAGTTGTGTTAACACGTGGAAGAGCTTGTTTTTCTTGTTAATTGAGCAGTGCGTCTGCGCACGGTAAGTCTTGCTGTTGCCAGCCTGTAGCTGTGTAAGATACTTTAGTTTCCCTTTTAAGCAGTGCGTCCGCGCACAGCAGAGTCTTTGCTAGCCTgctgatttatttgtgtgtagtaATCTCTAGGAGACGGTAGTTTGTTTTCCCTAATTAAGCAGTGTGTCCGCGCACGGTAATACTCTATTTGTTTGCTGGTAGATAGCCATTCTCCCATCACAGGgtagtttgttttctgtttaaagTAGTGCGTTTGCGCATAGTAAATATtattaactataactataattcTGGTCACTGGCCTAATTGTTGCACGGTAAGTATAGGCAGTCAGAGAAGTATTATTGTTCAAACAGTAATTCCTCTGTTTGCCAgctttatagtttttttttgcagctttATAGTGTCTTCAAGGGCAGTAAATGTAAAGTCTGCTTCCTCAGCTAAGCAGTGCCTTTCAAAACAGTGCGTCCGTGCACAGTGACCTGGGCGGTGTGTGTATTGTCCAGGTAGTGTGTTCGTGCACAATAAAGTCCTTCTTTTTACTGGCTCAAACAGTGCGTCCGCGCACAGTGGGTGTAAAGTGGGCTTTTGCTGCGTGAGCTTCCCATGCCTGCTGGTCCTGCTCGGCATCTATGGACCCCCGTGACGGCCATAGAGAATGCCCCACCTGCTTGGGGGAGGCACATGTGACGGAAGATGTGGAGAACCCGTGCTTGGTCGCTCTGGATCTCCCTTTGGAGGAGCGTGCGCGGAGTTCCAAGGGATTAGAGCAGTATGAAGCCCCTTCACCAATACCCtcggtgagagagagcaggcagtGTACGAGAGTGCAAAAAAGGCGCTCAAGCACACGTTCTGCTGGGGATGAGCTAGCATGCAGCGCGGCAAAGTCTTTGTTTAAGAGACAACGTGTAGTCAACCCCATAGCCCAAGACAAGGCTCATCTTGAGATTTTGGCTGCCATACAGGGCCTCTCAGAGAGGCTTGGCAAGATGGAGGCGCAGCACGTTACCACAGGTAGTGGCCTCAACGTACTATGAGAGTCCTCTCACGAGGGTTTGCCCGCGTATCAGGGTGAGAGTGCTGGGCAAGAGGatgttttgtctttgtatgCACAGGAGTCCCTGCTTGACGCTAGCAGATTGACTGAGCAGGAGGGGCACACGTCGTCACTGGCTCGTGCTGGCTCTACTCAGGAGAGCACAGAAGATGGTGAGGTATCTTCCACTGATGTCCTGTCAAGGGTCCTCTCTGCGGCAAAGGGTGTGGGTCTGAGTGTGCCGGTTGAAGCCCAAGCTCCAGCACAGGGGGTCTGGGCTGGCATTTCCAAGTCCCAGCCTGTGGTCTCTATCCCGGCGGCGCCAGTGTATTTGCTAATGCTTAAAAGGTCGTGGATCAACCCTACGGCTCCACCACAGTTTAACCCTGGGTGTCGCAGGTTGACAAAAGACCAGCTTGAAACTGAATCTGGGCTGGCTGACATGCCAccagttgagagagagattgcggcCCTGACATCGCTTGGCCCAGCTCGGGTTACTACCAACCCCAAGTGCCCAGTCAGGGAGTGCCATAAGACGGACACCCTTGTGTGCCGTTCTTACAATGCAGCCGCACGTGCTGCACGCTCTGGTAATGCGCTGGCCATCTTGTTGGCAGCTATTAGAAAGACGCTTGGTCCAGAAGATCAGTATACAATGTCGTTGGTGGACTCAGCTCTTATCACCCACTCCCAGCTTACCAGGGACGTTGGTGATGCAATGTCCTCGGCGGTGTTGGCACGTAGGCAAGTCTGGCTGGCACAGACCTCCCTTCCGGAGGGGGTTAGGAAGGACCTCATTAGAATGGCGGTAGTGCCAGGTAAGGTGTTTCATCCTGACTCTCAGGGTGTGTTTGACTCCGCTGAGCAGTCGCGACATACAAGAGAGTCTGTTCGTCGGACTTTTGGCAGGGCTGCCCCTTCGTCGTACCAGCACAGAGCTCCTGGCCCTGTGCCGTTTCGATCCGGTGCTAGCGGGGCGGGCAGGGGCCAGAGCGTGGAGCATGCCGTCTTCAGGGGCAGAAGACCCCCACAGCGTCAGCCAGCACATCAGCGGCGTTTTTTCCCCAGGGCATCCCCCCAAACGCAGTACCCCCCCAGAGCTGCAGGCTCTCAGGGTAGAGCCACCTAGCGGTGTGAAGCCGCCTGCCGAAGCCGTCTCCCAGCTACGCCTGAGCAgctgggtagagtgtgtgtcagaccaaTGGGTGCTGGCTACAGTGGCGAACGGCTACAGAATTCAATTTCGGCGGCGCCCCCCTCCTTTTTCTGGAGTTCAGATGACTATGGTCAAAGACCCAGTTCAGGCGGAAGTTTTAAACAGAGAGATTTTAACCCTGTCGAGAGGGTAGGCTCCGACGAACAGCTTGCTGGGTTTTACTCCAAATATTTTATCATTCCAAAAAAAGACGGAGGTCTGCGTCCTATCCTGGACTTAAGGCGTCTAAACGCATTTGTAAAAGTGCTACCGTTCAAAATGCTGAACACACAGCAGATTTTAATGTCCGtcgagagaggagagtggttcACGTCCCTGGACTTGAAGGACGCATACTTTCACGTCCCCATGTGCCCAGTCCACAGACCttttctgaggtttgcattccaAGGACAGGCTTACCAGTTCAGGGTGCTGCCCTTTGGCCTGTCTCTCTCGCCAAGAGTTTTTACAAGGGTGGTGGCAGCGGCCCTGTCCCCCCTTCAAGCAGCAGGCTTGAAGATCCTGCCTTACTTGGACGATTGGCTAATCTGTGCCCCAGATCGTGTCCAAGTcatgaaagacacagagagagtaattCATGAGCAACCTCATCCCCACACAGAATACAATGTTTGTGGGGCTACAATTAAATTCAGTCACAATGCGTGGCTCGCTTACCCCACACAGGGTGTTCAAGCTCCTAGCGCTGGTGAGCCAGTTCCGTCTTGGCAGATGACTGGAATTGGTGCAATATCAGAGGTTGCTAGGCACAAtatcagcagcagctgcagtggtCCCACTAGGCCTCCTCAGGGCTCGGCCGCTGCAGAGGTGGTTGAATGCGTTCAACCTTCATCCTCGGCAAGACCGGCGTGTGAAACTCAAGGTCACACGGTCATTCAGGCACGCACTACGCCCCTGGAGAGACCAGGCCCTCTTATCTCAGGGGGCCCCACTGGGGAATATCCCATCCCGCAGGGCGGttgtgaccacagacgcctccctAACTGGATGGGGTGCAGTTTGGGAAGGCAGGACAGTTCGGGGTACATGGAATTCCCGCTGGAGGGGCGAGCATATAAATGTGCTGGAGCTGAGGGCAGTTCATCTGGCCCTAGTGGAACTTCTCCCCCTTATCAGGGGCAGACATGTCCTAGTGAGATCAGACAACTCCTCTGCTGTGTACCACATGAATCACCAGTAGCCTGGAAACTCCTGGTGTGGGCCCTCACCCATCTGGCATCCCTGAGAGCAGTGTACATTCCGGGAGTGCAGAACCGAGCGGCAGACCTCCTGTCCAGGACTGGCCCACTCGCGGGCGAGTGGAGACTGCACCCGGCTGTGGTAGATCAGCTGTGGTCTCAGTTCGGCAGAGCTCGAGTCGACCTGTTTGCATCATCAGAGACAACTCACTGCGACAGGTGGTTTTCCATAAGGGACCAATGGGCACCTCTGGGTCAGGATGCTCTGTCCCAAGACTGGCCGTTGGGCCAGCTATATgctttccctcctcttcccctgatCCCCTATGTCCTCCACAAGATCCTCACAGGCCATTACAAGGTCTTGCTGATAGCTCCCAAGTGGCCGGGGAGATGGTGGTTCCCCGCTCTCCACCGCCTGGTTCAGGGGCAGCCATGGCCCCTTCCAGTCAGGGCAGATCTCCTGTCTCAGGCAGGCGGTCAGATCTGGCACCCCAATCCAGCACCTCTCCTGCAGGAGCTAGGTGAGGCAGTTATGCACACCATACAGAGTGCCAGGGCTCCCTCTACGCAAGATTGCTACAGCCAGAAATGGGGCGTATTCTCAGACTGGTGTCACAACAAACAGTTAGACCCAGTAATTTGCTCCGTGCACAGCATTTTAGGCTTCCTCCAGTCACTTCTGGACTTGGGAAGAGCGTCCAGCactgttaacacttccaaccctaaggcctgtttttgactttgttaggtagtctgccatgcctgatattttttgtatatttcactaAACTAGaaacaatgaggcaaaagtggcatttattattatatcctagaatacctcagcaataatgaAAGGAGAGTAAACTGAACGTAATCAAACACGTTTTTTATTCaaattaaatctaaacatactcttacaaaaaactagtttcagaggtgctcagactttgtacaaaaatacattgtaaatattttgtaaGTTTTCTTTTGTACTCTGAACCTTGAAAACATGTGTtatctccacataggtgagttaagcattcagaaagtgtttcTGGTTTCTATAGTAATTATAAGTAATTTAGCAAGTGACACTTTTTTCACCTAACccacaatgaatattgatgagttaggtctgAATGTACCTGCGATTGCCACCCCCCTTTGTCACGTCCTATGGCCGTCTGTCAAAGGCAATGACTTGTGA
It contains:
- the LOC122133667 gene encoding uncharacterized protein LOC122133667, whose protein sequence is MVMVRSTPIDCCQKTSNTRLQLSKVHHYHIQQAGICPVDAVVFTTVKDVRVCSDPKRDWVKTAVRYIDSMKQQTTAVLTTQGMKQQTTAVLTTQGMKQRTTAVLTTQGMKQQTTENGTLLKSLTNEINTHAKNAERMSARVDTMQGVVRQNKKDINRCLTELDTLRNKVTEMEDRSRRNNIRLINLPTGAEGDDPVGYLRAMLPQWIPTLSNSSMPIEIDRAHRTFSAYTSKPRTMNFRVLRYQDRQAILQGARRAKPKLQNGTPLEFYADYSTKTTQTRNKLKSIRSKLRQRGIKSFLIYPAILKVIYKGEKLSFESPEDAEQFFAGPNFE